One Cucurbita pepo subsp. pepo cultivar mu-cu-16 chromosome LG11, ASM280686v2, whole genome shotgun sequence DNA window includes the following coding sequences:
- the LOC111805731 gene encoding probable trehalose-phosphate phosphatase J: MTNQKPSLAKSRIGAAITAARIGGFAANMLKKKLLKRTENGGCGGGGGGGRNRAIACSVDLMRASSPTRLNSAISLSQSTAQSPPWILHLPSALNMFDEITTASKGKQIVMFLDYDGTLSPIVEDPDRAFMTHEMRAAVKNIAAHFPTAIVSGRRRDKVYEFVGLAELFYAGSHGMDIQGPTKGYKSNKGNEAVLFQPASELLPMIDEVHKTLSEITKSITGAKVENNKFCISVHFRCVDEKKWAGLADRVKSVVNQYPKLILTLGRKVLEIRPAIKWDKGKALEFLLESLGFANSNDVLPVYIGDDRTDEDAFKVLQSKGLGFGILVSKFPKETCASYSLQEPSEVEEFLCRLVNWKRSKGFSHSI; this comes from the exons ATGACCAACCAGAAACCGTCTCTCGCCAAATCCCGAATCGGCGCCGCCATAACAGCCGCCAGAATCGGCGGATTTGCAGCGAATATGTTAAAGAAGAAGCTTCTCAAAAGAACTGAAAATGGCGGatgcggcggaggaggaggaggaggcagAAACAGAGCCATTGCTTGTTCTGTTGATTTGATGAGAGCTTCATCTCCAACACGTCTGAACTCAGCAATTTCTCTCTCCCAATCCACCGCTCAATCGCCGCCATGGATT CTTCATCTCCCATCTGCACTCAACATGTTCGACGAAATTACAACCGCCTCAAAAGGCAAACAAATCGTCATGTTCTTGGATTACGACGGCACTCTTTCCCCAATCGTTGAAGATCCCGACAGAGCATTCATGACCCATGAG ATGAGAGCAGCCGTAAAGAACATCGCCGCCCATTTTCCCACCGCCATCGTCAGCGGAAGGCGTCGAGACAAG GTGTACGAGTTCGTAGGATTAGCAGAGCTGTTCTACGCAGGTAGCCATGGAATGGACATACAAGGCCCAACAAAAGGCTATAAATCCAACAAA GGCAATGAAGCAGTGCTTTTCCAACCGGCAAGCGAGCTGCTACCCATGATTGACGag gTACATAAAACGTTGTCAGAAATAACAAAGTCCATTACAGGGGCAAAAGTGGAAAACAATAAGTTCTGCATTTCTGTGCATTTTCGCTGCGTCGatgaaaaa AAATGGGCTGGATTAGCGGACCGAGTTAAATCCGTGGTTAATCAATATCCTAAATTGATTCTCACTTTAGGAAGAaag GTACTCGAGATTCGACCTGCTATCAAATGGGACAAGGGCAAAGCTTTGGAATTCTTACTCGAGTCGTTAG GGTTTGCAAATTCTAATGATGTTTTGCCGGTTTATATTGGAGATGATCGGACGGACGAGGATGCATTTAAG GTTTTGCAAAGTAAAGGATTAGGGTTTGGAATTTTAGTGTCGAAATTCCCTAAGGAAACTTGTGCTTCTTATTCCTTGCAAGAACCATCCGAG GTAGAAGAGTTTCTGTGTCGGCTGGTGAATTGGAAAAGATCAAAGGGATTTTCCCACTCCATctga